A window of the Chloroflexus sp. Y-396-1 genome harbors these coding sequences:
- a CDS encoding alkaline phosphatase family protein has protein sequence MLLEESTAAIAAAFQGPDQVRPLYDSYGFAQIPSTIAHLLTGAATEPPPIPVSHTFPSRPATVVLLMLDSFGWHFFSRYLEQISFLRRFLTDGQICQLTTAFPSSTAVHVTLLHTGLAADQSGIYEWHIFDPHLQAVIGSLLFSPYFERQADGLVAYGVDPSQVYPAASFYRQLKMAAVDSVVLLPTVLAHSVYTRTLCHGALVVPFQHIADAAGRLHTLFERQVNPTFYHVYIDAVDVAMHRYGPESAQVHAEIVTTLDQLEQHLLPVLKSAPKPAVLFVTADHGQVAVDPQQVIMLNRLWPDLERFFRQGGDRRPLPPSGSPRVTVLHVQPAVVGEVQINLQRLLGERATVVTGAELMAAGYFGPKPGERLASRLGELVILPAPGEAVIWEYPHSRSFEYRGLHGGLTSIEMLTELAWLVV, from the coding sequence ATGCTGCTCGAAGAGTCAACTGCTGCGATAGCCGCTGCATTTCAGGGGCCTGATCAGGTTCGTCCGTTGTACGATTCGTATGGATTTGCTCAGATTCCATCGACGATTGCGCATCTTCTGACCGGCGCTGCTACCGAACCACCGCCGATACCTGTCTCTCATACATTTCCATCACGACCTGCAACGGTGGTGCTCCTGATGCTCGATTCATTCGGCTGGCATTTCTTTAGCCGCTATCTCGAACAGATCTCCTTCTTGCGCCGCTTTCTTACTGACGGTCAGATTTGTCAGTTGACAACGGCATTTCCTTCTTCCACTGCGGTGCACGTGACCTTGCTGCATACCGGTCTGGCAGCCGATCAGAGCGGGATTTATGAATGGCATATCTTTGACCCTCATCTTCAGGCGGTCATTGGTTCGTTACTCTTCTCACCCTATTTCGAGCGTCAGGCCGATGGTCTGGTTGCGTATGGGGTCGATCCGAGCCAGGTATACCCTGCGGCGAGCTTCTACCGCCAGTTAAAGATGGCAGCGGTTGATAGTGTTGTACTTTTGCCAACGGTGCTTGCCCATTCGGTGTATACCCGTACCTTGTGCCATGGTGCGTTGGTTGTACCGTTTCAGCATATTGCTGATGCAGCGGGACGTTTGCACACGTTGTTTGAGCGTCAGGTGAATCCAACCTTCTATCACGTATACATCGATGCTGTTGATGTTGCGATGCACCGGTACGGTCCTGAATCTGCCCAGGTTCATGCCGAAATTGTGACCACCCTTGATCAGCTTGAGCAGCATCTTTTGCCGGTGTTAAAGTCAGCACCAAAACCGGCAGTGCTGTTCGTCACTGCTGATCATGGGCAGGTTGCGGTTGATCCGCAGCAGGTCATCATGCTCAATCGTTTGTGGCCTGACCTAGAACGCTTTTTCCGTCAGGGGGGAGATCGGCGTCCTTTACCTCCTTCCGGTTCGCCGCGGGTGACGGTGCTCCATGTACAACCAGCAGTTGTTGGTGAGGTTCAGATAAACTTGCAGCGCCTGCTCGGTGAACGTGCAACGGTTGTGACCGGCGCTGAGTTGATGGCAGCCGGCTATTTTGGGCCAAAGCCTGGCGAGCGGCTAGCGTCACGGTTGGGTGAGCTGGTCATTCTACCTGCGCCTGGTGAAGCAGTTATTTGGGAATATCCACATAGTCGGTCATTCGAGTATCGTGGTTTGCACGGTGGATTAACCTCAATTGAGATGTTGACAGAGCTGGCATGGTTGGTTGTTTGA
- a CDS encoding MFS transporter, with amino-acid sequence MRSIQARATMRRSAMFRALRHRNYRLFFYGQLISLTGTWMQSVAQGWLVLRLTDSPFLLGLVAAANSLPVLLFSLFAGTIADRFPKRRILLITQSTAMLLAATLAGLTLSGTVHITHVLILALLLGIVNAFDAPARQAFTVEMVGREDLLNAIALNSSIFNGARTIGPAVAGIVVAWIGEGPAFLFNALSFGAVLTSLSLMHLDTQRSTAARHGNTVRAGLHYIIHEPNIRALLLRAGAVSFFYFVHIPLLPVFARDVLHIGAAGLGWLSASSGCGSLLAALILAQLGDNSPRGKLLTVAALLYAPLLISFTQTRIVPLALLLIGLCGWAGVTTMALTNTLIQLIVPDDLRGRVMSVFTLSLMGVSPLGGMLAGSVAELVGNVPMVVAGSAFIGWLLVLSVEWHAPQLRQL; translated from the coding sequence ATGAGATCAATTCAAGCCCGTGCGACAATGCGCCGTTCGGCGATGTTTCGCGCACTTCGTCACCGCAATTATCGCCTATTTTTCTATGGGCAACTGATTTCGCTGACCGGCACATGGATGCAGAGCGTAGCACAGGGCTGGCTTGTCCTGCGATTGACCGATTCACCCTTTCTCCTTGGATTGGTGGCGGCAGCCAATTCGTTGCCGGTATTGTTGTTTTCCCTCTTTGCCGGTACGATTGCCGATCGCTTTCCCAAACGTCGGATTTTGCTGATTACCCAATCTACGGCAATGCTGCTGGCGGCTACGCTGGCTGGCCTGACCCTCAGTGGTACCGTGCATATTACCCATGTTCTGATCCTTGCGCTTTTGTTAGGTATCGTTAATGCGTTTGATGCACCGGCCCGTCAGGCATTTACCGTCGAGATGGTGGGACGCGAAGACTTGTTAAATGCGATTGCACTTAACTCTTCCATCTTCAACGGTGCACGTACTATCGGACCAGCGGTTGCTGGGATTGTCGTGGCCTGGATTGGGGAAGGGCCGGCTTTTTTGTTCAATGCGCTTAGTTTTGGCGCGGTGTTGACCAGTCTATCGCTGATGCACCTCGACACGCAGCGATCAACCGCTGCACGGCACGGCAATACAGTGCGCGCAGGGCTACACTACATTATCCATGAACCTAATATCCGCGCCCTCTTACTGCGCGCCGGTGCAGTAAGTTTTTTCTATTTCGTCCATATTCCGCTCTTACCGGTCTTTGCACGCGATGTTTTACATATCGGTGCTGCCGGTTTGGGCTGGTTGTCGGCCTCTAGTGGATGTGGTTCCCTGCTCGCCGCACTCATCCTTGCTCAGCTCGGCGATAACTCACCGCGTGGGAAACTTTTAACAGTTGCAGCCCTGCTGTACGCACCCCTCCTGATCAGTTTTACTCAAACCCGAATTGTACCGCTTGCTCTACTGCTGATTGGACTGTGTGGTTGGGCCGGCGTTACCACCATGGCGCTTACCAATACCCTTATTCAACTAATCGTACCCGATGATCTACGCGGACGGGTGATGAGTGTATTTACCCTCTCGCTTATGGGGGTGAGTCCGTTGGGTGGGATGTTGGCTGGAAGTGTTGCTGAGCTGGTCGGCAATGTGCCGATGGTCGTCGCTGGCAGTGCCTTCATCGGATGGCTCCTGGTGTTGAGTGTAGAATGGCACGCACCACAATTACGTCAACTATAA
- a CDS encoding DUF488 domain-containing protein, protein MNGMLYRRKILLAFIDIFGGTIDKLYLQKMLFLLGQHQEKPVYEFIPYHYGSYSFTVQWDINALCDKALLQEDEYTITLLEKQDYLQGLHPRDARMIQTLWSKYRKKSRNELLRELYEQYPYYASRSKLLNDVLGKEAQQRIEQYRHVEQRTVLFTIGYEGRSLEHYLNILIRNGINLLVDVRNNPVSMKPGFSKRQLERICKHVDIEYRHFPEVGIIPALRKGLKAQDDYDDLFAAYRRTILPTTLPTQREILYLLQQYRRIALTCFEAESQRCHRRHLAEAISKLPGFTYDVEHL, encoded by the coding sequence ATGAACGGCATGCTGTACCGCCGCAAAATTCTTTTAGCGTTCATCGACATCTTTGGTGGCACAATCGACAAGCTGTATCTGCAAAAAATGCTTTTCTTGCTTGGTCAGCACCAAGAAAAACCGGTCTACGAATTTATTCCTTACCACTACGGCAGCTATTCATTCACCGTACAGTGGGATATCAATGCGTTGTGTGACAAAGCGTTGTTACAGGAAGATGAGTATACGATCACCCTTTTGGAAAAACAGGATTACCTGCAAGGTCTTCATCCTCGTGATGCCCGGATGATACAGACACTCTGGTCGAAATACCGAAAGAAATCGAGAAATGAGTTGCTGCGAGAGCTGTATGAGCAGTATCCATACTATGCGAGCCGCAGCAAACTGCTCAACGATGTTTTGGGGAAGGAAGCTCAACAACGAATAGAACAGTACAGGCATGTGGAACAGCGTACCGTATTATTTACCATTGGCTATGAAGGACGCTCGCTCGAGCATTATCTCAATATCTTGATCAGGAATGGTATCAATCTGTTGGTAGATGTGCGGAACAATCCGGTGAGTATGAAACCGGGATTTAGTAAGCGTCAGTTAGAACGAATATGCAAACATGTTGACATTGAATACCGCCACTTTCCAGAAGTCGGTATCATCCCTGCATTGCGGAAAGGCTTAAAGGCACAAGATGATTACGACGATCTATTTGCTGCATATCGACGCACGATATTGCCGACCACACTCCCAACGCAGCGCGAAATCCTGTACCTGCTCCAGCAATACAGGCGGATTGCCCTTACATGCTTTGAAGCTGAGAGCCAACGCTGTCACCGCCGCCATCTAGCTGAGGCCATCAGCAAGTTACCAGGTTTTACGTACGATGTAGAACATCTCTGA
- a CDS encoding Rcas_1661 family thioredoxin-like (seleno)lipoprotein — MIRSFFWLFILLILVACTSSVPTTESPSPLRTTTPSPSAAIIVEPTSTTASTITPTSPVAVAATPTPIPAVTYRGALVGRDANGAFTLGDPAAPLTLIDYSDFLUTACRRHVLTVEPILIERYVVTGKILYIFRPVLNHGVASLVTTAAAFCAGEQDAFWPMHELLFARQSEVAATRDTDLPNLMSRYAAELGLTVTTFTTCLEGGATQQLAENLDAEQRQRGIRVQPVFEIGEIRLIGLQPFERFAEIIERQP; from the coding sequence TTGATACGTTCATTCTTTTGGTTATTTATCCTGCTAATTCTGGTGGCATGTACTTCATCAGTACCGACGACCGAATCGCCGTCGCCGTTACGCACTACAACTCCTTCTCCGTCAGCAGCGATCATTGTTGAACCAACCAGTACGACAGCCTCAACGATCACGCCAACTTCTCCCGTTGCAGTAGCCGCAACTCCAACGCCAATACCGGCCGTAACCTATCGGGGAGCGCTGGTTGGTCGTGATGCGAATGGCGCCTTCACCCTCGGCGATCCGGCAGCGCCGCTTACCCTTATCGATTATTCAGACTTTCTCTGAACAGCGTGCCGCCGTCACGTGTTGACGGTCGAACCAATATTGATTGAACGTTACGTCGTTACCGGCAAGATTTTGTACATCTTCCGTCCGGTACTCAACCACGGCGTTGCTTCGCTCGTGACTACTGCGGCGGCGTTTTGTGCCGGCGAACAAGATGCTTTCTGGCCGATGCATGAATTACTCTTTGCACGGCAGAGTGAGGTGGCGGCAACTCGCGACACCGATTTACCGAACCTAATGAGCAGGTACGCGGCTGAATTAGGCCTTACTGTCACGACGTTTACCACGTGTTTGGAAGGGGGAGCTACCCAGCAATTGGCAGAAAATCTCGACGCCGAGCAGCGACAGCGTGGTATTCGCGTGCAACCGGTTTTCGAGATAGGCGAGATTCGGCTGATCGGCTTGCAACCGTTTGAACGATTTGCCGAAATTATTGAACGGCAACCATAG